The Lentzea guizhouensis genome contains a region encoding:
- a CDS encoding MGMT family protein has translation MDEEIHERIRDFIKAIPRGRVATYGDIADLAKAPSPRLVGRILNEDGHDLPWQRVLKADGTCAPHLRETQLQMLHEEGVPNLDGKVDLREYRWEDARKEELPGLW, from the coding sequence ATGGACGAAGAGATCCACGAGCGGATCCGCGACTTCATCAAGGCCATCCCGCGCGGACGCGTCGCCACCTACGGCGACATCGCAGATCTCGCCAAGGCCCCGTCGCCACGGCTGGTCGGCCGCATCCTCAACGAGGACGGGCACGACCTGCCGTGGCAACGCGTGCTGAAGGCGGACGGCACCTGTGCTCCGCACCTGCGGGAGACGCAGCTGCAGATGCTGCACGAGGAGGGGGTGCCGAACCTCGACGGGAAGGTGGACCTGCGGGAGTACCGGTGGGAGGACGCCCGGAAGGAAGAGCTGCCAGGCCTCTGGTAG
- the nirD gene encoding nitrite reductase small subunit NirD, translating to MTVVCDLALLRPEQGVAALLPDGSQVAVFLTADGTLHALDNIDPFSGAAVLSRGILGDRGGVPVVVSPVYKQAFELATGKCLDSPEVSVAVHEVRVRDGVVELT from the coding sequence ATGACCGTGGTCTGTGACCTCGCCCTGCTGCGCCCGGAGCAGGGTGTCGCCGCCCTGCTCCCCGACGGCTCGCAGGTGGCCGTGTTCCTCACCGCCGACGGCACCCTGCACGCCCTGGACAACATCGACCCGTTCAGCGGCGCCGCCGTGCTCTCCCGCGGCATCCTGGGCGACCGCGGCGGCGTCCCGGTGGTCGTCTCCCCGGTCTACAAGCAGGCCTTCGAGCTGGCCACCGGCAAGTGCCTCGACTCGCCGGAGGTGTCGGTCGCCGTGCACGAGGTGCGGGTGCGTGACGGCGTCGTGGAGCTGACGTGA
- the nirB gene encoding nitrite reductase large subunit NirB, with translation MTQTLVVIGNGMVGHRLVEILRESSWRIVVFGEESRPAYDRVALSSYVDTWDSADLELAPLSGCELRLGEKAVSVDRERRVVVGASGIEVAYDALVLATGSVPFVPPVPGRDLPGCHVYRTIDDLDEIRATVAAADRPGRHSGMVLGGGLLGLEAANALRGMRVSPHVVELAPRLMPIQVDEGGAGLLKRLVEKLDLTVHTGTSASSIERDGSRLIAKLANGVELDLDVVVFSAGIRPRTDLDLGLELGPRGGYLVDAACRTADPHVFAIGECAAVEGVTYGLVAPGYAMAEVVADQISGGTRVFPGADVSTKLKLLGVDVASFGDAHATTEGALEVVVNNAVAGTYSKLVVSDDAKTLLGGVLVGDASSYPSLRPLVGKEVPAALLQPGGAVDVEMPADAQVCSCHAVTKQTITDAIGSGVACDVAELKACTKAGTGCGSCVPMLKKLLTDCGVEQSKALCEHFTCSRAELFEIARATRTTTFTALIEKHGSGRGCDICKPAVASILASLNNGHILGETQVSLQDTNDRFLANMQRNGTYSVVPRIPGGEITPEKLIVIGEVARDFGLYTKITGGQRIDLFGATVDQLPEIWRRLVDAGFESGHAYGKALRTVKSCVGTTWCRYGVQDSVGLAIDLELRYRGLRSPHKLKSAVSGCARECAEARSKDFGIIATENGWNLYVGGNGGFTPRHADLLVSDVDTETLIRTIDRFLMFYIRTADRLQRTSVWLEGLDGGLDHLREVVVDDKLGICADLEAAMEAHVGSYADEWRGVLEDPEKLARFTSFVNAPGTPDPSISFRAERGQRVPVQLGIPEVVR, from the coding sequence ATGACCCAGACTTTGGTCGTGATCGGCAACGGCATGGTCGGCCACCGGCTCGTCGAGATCCTTCGTGAGTCGTCCTGGCGGATCGTGGTGTTCGGCGAGGAGTCCCGTCCCGCGTACGACCGCGTGGCGCTGTCGTCCTATGTGGACACCTGGGACTCGGCGGACCTGGAGCTCGCGCCGCTGTCCGGCTGTGAGCTCCGGCTCGGCGAGAAGGCGGTCTCCGTCGACCGGGAACGCCGGGTCGTCGTGGGCGCCTCCGGCATCGAGGTCGCGTACGACGCGTTGGTGCTGGCCACCGGCTCGGTGCCGTTCGTGCCCCCTGTCCCCGGCCGGGACCTGCCCGGTTGCCACGTCTACCGGACGATCGACGACCTGGACGAGATCCGGGCGACGGTCGCGGCGGCCGACCGGCCCGGCCGGCACTCCGGCATGGTGCTCGGTGGTGGCCTGCTCGGGCTGGAGGCGGCGAACGCGTTGCGCGGCATGAGGGTCTCGCCGCACGTCGTGGAGCTCGCGCCGCGGCTGATGCCGATCCAGGTCGACGAGGGCGGCGCCGGGCTGCTGAAGCGGCTGGTCGAGAAGCTCGACCTGACCGTGCACACCGGGACGTCGGCCTCCTCCATCGAACGCGACGGCTCGCGGCTGATCGCCAAGCTGGCCAACGGTGTCGAGCTGGACCTCGACGTCGTGGTGTTCAGCGCGGGCATCCGGCCGCGCACGGACCTCGATCTGGGGCTGGAGCTGGGACCGCGCGGCGGGTACCTGGTCGACGCCGCCTGCCGCACCGCCGACCCGCACGTGTTCGCGATCGGGGAGTGCGCGGCGGTCGAGGGTGTGACGTACGGGCTCGTCGCTCCCGGCTACGCGATGGCCGAGGTGGTCGCGGACCAGATCTCCGGTGGCACGCGGGTGTTCCCCGGTGCGGACGTGTCGACGAAGCTGAAGCTGCTCGGCGTGGACGTGGCGTCGTTCGGTGACGCGCACGCCACGACCGAGGGCGCGCTCGAGGTCGTGGTGAACAACGCGGTCGCGGGCACGTACAGCAAGCTCGTGGTGTCGGACGACGCGAAGACCCTGCTCGGTGGCGTGCTGGTCGGTGACGCGTCCTCGTACCCGTCGCTGCGGCCGTTGGTGGGCAAGGAGGTCCCGGCCGCGCTGCTGCAGCCCGGGGGTGCGGTCGACGTCGAGATGCCCGCGGACGCCCAGGTGTGCTCGTGCCACGCGGTGACGAAGCAGACGATCACCGACGCGATCGGGTCGGGTGTGGCGTGCGACGTCGCCGAGCTGAAGGCGTGCACGAAGGCGGGCACGGGCTGCGGTTCGTGCGTGCCGATGCTGAAGAAGCTGCTGACCGACTGCGGTGTCGAGCAGTCCAAGGCGTTGTGCGAGCACTTCACCTGTTCCCGGGCGGAGCTGTTCGAGATCGCCCGCGCGACCAGGACCACGACGTTCACGGCGTTGATCGAGAAGCACGGCAGCGGGCGCGGCTGCGACATCTGCAAGCCCGCGGTGGCCTCGATCCTGGCGTCGCTGAACAACGGGCACATCCTCGGCGAGACGCAGGTCTCGTTGCAGGACACCAACGACAGGTTCCTGGCGAACATGCAGCGCAACGGCACGTACTCGGTCGTGCCGCGCATTCCCGGCGGGGAGATCACGCCGGAGAAGCTGATCGTCATCGGTGAGGTGGCCCGCGACTTCGGGCTCTACACCAAGATCACCGGTGGTCAGCGGATCGACCTGTTCGGTGCCACGGTCGACCAGCTGCCGGAGATCTGGCGCCGGCTGGTGGACGCCGGGTTCGAGTCCGGGCACGCCTACGGCAAGGCGTTGCGCACGGTGAAGTCCTGCGTCGGCACGACCTGGTGCCGGTACGGCGTGCAGGACTCCGTGGGGCTCGCGATCGACCTGGAGCTGCGCTACCGCGGTCTGCGGTCGCCGCACAAGCTGAAGTCCGCGGTGTCCGGGTGTGCGCGGGAGTGCGCCGAGGCCCGCAGCAAGGACTTCGGCATCATCGCCACCGAGAACGGCTGGAACCTCTACGTCGGCGGCAACGGCGGCTTCACGCCCCGGCACGCCGACCTGCTGGTGTCCGATGTGGACACCGAGACGCTGATCCGCACGATCGACCGGTTCCTGATGTTCTACATCCGCACCGCCGACCGGTTGCAGCGCACATCGGTGTGGCTGGAGGGCCTGGACGGCGGCCTGGACCACCTGCGTGAGGTCGTCGTCGACGACAAGCTCGGCATCTGCGCCGACCTGGAGGCCGCGATGGAGGCCCACGTCGGCTCCTACGCCGACGAGTGGCGCGGCGTGCTGGAGGACCCGGAGAAGCTCGCGCGCTTCACGTCGTTCGTCAACGCGCCCGGTACCCCCGACCCGTCGATCTCGTTCCGCGCCGAACGCGGCCAGCGCGTCCCCGTCCAGCTCGGCATTCCGGAGGTAGTGCGATGA
- a CDS encoding cytochrome P450 yields MPVPVAPRRWPLLGHTPAMLARRAGFTDALYEHGDVVRLDLGPLRAYFVTDPALTHEVLVTQGAKFRKGAMFDKFQPYLGTGLLLSNGEHHLRQRRMMQPAFHRDRMDAYATTMVRAATAMAESWQPGEVRTIENDMQELAVTIVGEALFSTEMGQRAVAEVRRSIFTVIQQGMVRALSPSFVEKLPLPGNREFDAAIARMKAVVLQVIESWRADGTDHGDVLSMLLLAQDGGIGMSDQQTYDEVLTLLTAGIETTAIALAWALYEVGRNPEIERRLHEEVDALGGPATFADLPRLPYAAQIVQETLRHYPIWFVMRRTLVPVDLGPVTLPAGAEVIVSPHALHHDPRSYPAPARFDPSRWTPSFTADLPRGAFVPFGGGNRQCLGNTFAQTEIVLTLATVAARWRLVPTRPARVKFTSAPYPDGLLMKAVPRN; encoded by the coding sequence ATGCCCGTCCCGGTGGCACCACGCCGCTGGCCGTTGCTCGGGCACACCCCCGCGATGCTCGCCCGGCGCGCCGGGTTCACCGACGCGTTGTACGAGCACGGCGACGTGGTGCGCCTCGACCTCGGTCCGCTGCGCGCGTACTTCGTCACCGATCCCGCGCTCACGCACGAGGTTCTCGTCACGCAGGGCGCGAAGTTCCGCAAAGGCGCCATGTTCGACAAGTTCCAGCCGTACCTGGGAACCGGGCTGCTGCTGTCGAACGGCGAGCACCACCTGCGGCAACGGCGGATGATGCAGCCCGCGTTCCACCGCGACCGGATGGACGCCTACGCCACCACGATGGTCCGCGCGGCCACGGCGATGGCGGAGTCGTGGCAGCCCGGCGAGGTCCGGACCATCGAGAACGACATGCAGGAACTCGCGGTCACCATCGTCGGCGAGGCGCTTTTCTCGACGGAGATGGGACAACGTGCGGTCGCTGAGGTCCGCCGGTCGATCTTCACGGTCATCCAGCAGGGCATGGTCCGCGCGCTGTCGCCGTCGTTCGTCGAAAAGCTGCCGCTGCCGGGCAACCGGGAGTTCGACGCGGCCATCGCGCGGATGAAGGCCGTGGTGCTGCAGGTGATCGAGAGCTGGCGGGCGGACGGCACCGACCACGGTGACGTGCTGTCGATGTTGTTGCTGGCGCAGGACGGCGGCATCGGCATGTCCGACCAGCAGACCTACGACGAGGTCCTGACGTTGCTGACCGCGGGCATCGAGACGACCGCGATCGCGTTGGCGTGGGCGTTGTACGAGGTCGGCCGCAACCCGGAGATCGAACGGCGATTACACGAGGAGGTCGACGCGCTGGGCGGCCCCGCCACGTTCGCCGACCTGCCGCGCCTGCCCTACGCAGCGCAGATCGTGCAGGAAACCCTGCGCCACTACCCGATCTGGTTCGTGATGCGCCGAACGCTCGTCCCGGTCGACCTCGGTCCCGTGACCCTCCCGGCCGGCGCCGAGGTGATCGTCAGCCCGCACGCCCTGCACCACGACCCGCGTTCCTACCCCGCCCCGGCGCGCTTCGACCCGTCCCGCTGGACGCCGTCGTTCACCGCGGACCTGCCGCGCGGCGCGTTCGTCCCGTTCGGCGGCGGCAACCGCCAGTGTCTCGGCAACACCTTCGCCCAGACCGAGATCGTGCTGACCCTCGCGACCGTCGCCGCCCGCTGGCGGCTGGTCCCCACCCGTCCGGCGCGCGTGAAGTTCACGTCCGCCCCCTATCCCGACGGCCTGCTCATGAAAGCCGTCCCCCGCAACTAG
- a CDS encoding alpha/beta hydrolase, with protein sequence MRFRRLCAAALLATGTLLFPTPASAAVTCQDVSFPVRVGLTPLITSQETMAGRLCTPGRATTVQVLIPGGTYDRSYWDVGFEPSTHSFTKAQNAAGFATLAIDRLGTGRSSKPLSALVTASTQASAVHQVIQALKPRFGKVIVGGHSIGAAMAIIEAATYGDVDGVLVTGFTHKMNYITVVPVLANMVPAGLDVGYLTTMPNTRYNSFHKPGPLIQGAISFDERTKSVFAATEAVDTILLNTVIIPVSRRIDVPVMIAVGNDTHFCSSGVPLMGSDCSSPAALAADEGTFFPAVPRLDTFILNGYGHSINYAPNAPQYHAAVSSWAARI encoded by the coding sequence ATGCGTTTCCGCCGGTTGTGCGCCGCGGCTCTGCTCGCCACCGGAACACTGCTGTTCCCCACCCCCGCCTCGGCCGCCGTGACGTGCCAGGACGTGAGCTTCCCCGTCCGCGTCGGCCTGACCCCGTTGATCACCAGCCAGGAGACGATGGCCGGCCGCCTCTGCACCCCCGGCCGCGCCACCACCGTGCAGGTCCTGATCCCCGGCGGCACCTACGACCGCTCCTACTGGGACGTCGGCTTCGAACCGTCCACCCACTCCTTCACGAAGGCCCAGAACGCCGCCGGCTTCGCCACCCTCGCGATCGACCGCCTGGGCACCGGCCGCAGCTCCAAACCGCTGAGCGCCCTCGTCACCGCCTCCACCCAGGCGAGCGCCGTCCACCAGGTCATCCAGGCGCTGAAACCCCGCTTCGGCAAGGTGATCGTCGGCGGCCACTCCATCGGCGCGGCCATGGCCATCATCGAGGCGGCCACCTACGGCGACGTCGACGGCGTCCTCGTCACCGGCTTCACCCACAAGATGAACTACATCACCGTGGTCCCGGTGCTCGCCAACATGGTCCCGGCGGGCCTGGACGTCGGCTACCTCACCACCATGCCGAACACCCGCTACAACTCGTTCCACAAACCGGGCCCGCTGATCCAGGGCGCGATCTCGTTCGACGAGAGGACGAAGTCCGTCTTCGCCGCCACCGAGGCCGTCGACACGATCCTGCTCAACACCGTCATCATCCCGGTGTCCCGGCGGATCGACGTCCCGGTGATGATCGCCGTCGGCAACGACACGCACTTCTGCAGCTCCGGCGTGCCGCTGATGGGCAGCGACTGCTCCTCACCCGCCGCCCTGGCCGCGGACGAGGGCACGTTCTTCCCGGCGGTGCCGCGCCTGGACACCTTCATCCTCAACGGGTACGGCCACTCCATCAACTACGCCCCGAACGCCCCGCAGTACCACGCGGCCGTCTCCTCCTGGGCCGCCCGGATCTGA
- a CDS encoding MFS transporter, which produces MSWIDHWEPEKPEFWESTGKRIARKNLALSIFAENLGFSVWVLMSIVVVSLGSVGFDFSVGQQFWLLIVPNLVGAVLRVPYTFAVPRFGGRLWTTISAGLLLIPCTMLAHAVSTPGTPYWFFLLTSAAMGLGGGNFSSSMANISFFYPEGKKGLALGMNAAGGNLGVAVTQLVVPVVISVGTGINLAYAALIWMPFIVVATICAWSFMNSLTQAKPDGRSYRLALSNKHTWVMSFLYIGTFGSFIGYSFAFPSLIKLSFVDYKGWVALAFLGALIGSVARPAGGWLADRVGGAKVTLGTFVGLGIGTIGVMVSVDMKNFGLFFGSFIALFVLAGVGNGSTYRMIPAIFRTQSDDDKSAKRQAAAVVGIAGAIGAAGGVLVNLVFKFSLEGSKTLTPALTAILVFYALCLGTTWWFYLRRNVFVTRPSLAYAGV; this is translated from the coding sequence ATGAGCTGGATCGACCACTGGGAGCCGGAGAAGCCCGAGTTCTGGGAGTCCACCGGCAAGCGGATCGCCCGCAAGAACCTGGCGCTGAGCATCTTCGCCGAGAACCTCGGGTTCAGCGTGTGGGTGCTCATGAGCATCGTGGTGGTGAGCCTCGGCTCGGTCGGGTTCGACTTCAGCGTGGGCCAGCAGTTCTGGCTGTTGATCGTGCCGAACCTGGTGGGCGCGGTGCTGCGGGTGCCGTACACGTTCGCGGTGCCGCGCTTCGGTGGCCGGTTGTGGACGACGATCAGCGCCGGGCTGCTGCTGATCCCGTGCACGATGCTCGCCCACGCGGTGTCCACGCCGGGCACGCCGTACTGGTTCTTCCTGCTCACCTCGGCCGCGATGGGCTTGGGCGGCGGCAACTTCTCGTCGTCGATGGCGAACATCTCGTTCTTCTACCCGGAGGGCAAGAAGGGTCTCGCGCTGGGCATGAACGCGGCCGGCGGCAACCTCGGTGTCGCGGTCACGCAGCTCGTCGTGCCGGTCGTCATCTCTGTCGGCACCGGGATCAACCTGGCTTATGCGGCGCTGATCTGGATGCCGTTCATCGTGGTCGCCACGATCTGCGCCTGGTCGTTCATGAACAGCCTCACCCAGGCCAAGCCGGACGGGCGGTCGTACCGGCTCGCGTTGTCCAACAAGCACACCTGGGTGATGTCGTTCCTGTACATCGGCACGTTCGGGTCGTTCATCGGCTACTCGTTCGCGTTCCCGTCGCTGATCAAGCTCAGCTTCGTGGACTACAAGGGCTGGGTGGCGCTCGCGTTCCTCGGCGCGCTGATCGGCTCGGTCGCCCGGCCCGCGGGCGGGTGGCTCGCCGACCGGGTCGGTGGCGCGAAGGTGACGCTGGGCACGTTCGTCGGGCTCGGGATCGGCACGATCGGCGTGATGGTCAGCGTCGACATGAAGAACTTCGGGTTGTTCTTCGGCTCGTTCATCGCGCTGTTCGTGCTGGCGGGCGTCGGCAACGGCTCGACCTACCGGATGATCCCGGCGATCTTCCGCACGCAGTCGGACGACGACAAGTCGGCCAAGCGCCAGGCCGCCGCCGTGGTCGGCATCGCCGGTGCGATCGGCGCTGCCGGTGGCGTGCTGGTCAACCTGGTCTTCAAGTTCTCGCTGGAGGGCTCGAAGACCCTGACGCCCGCGCTGACCGCGATCCTGGTGTTCTACGCGCTCTGCCTCGGCACCACGTGGTGGTTCTACCTGCGGCGCAACGTCTTCGTGACGCGGCCCTCGCTCGCCTACGCGGGCGTGTGA
- a CDS encoding uroporphyrinogen-III synthase, which translates to MTGPLAGFTIGVTAARRADELIALLERKGAVVVHGPALRIVPLPDDTSLLAATTELLSAPVDVVVATTAIGFRGWFEAAEGWGLGARLQRGLSSAVVLPRGPKAKGAVRAAGLTETWSPSSESNAELLQYLLRMGVAGKRVAVQLHGEPLPDFVGSLQAAGADVVEIPVYRWEPPVDPAPLERLVEAVLAGQVDALTFTSAPAASSVLRTAGDRRPALVEALRRNVLVVGVGAITAGPLVAAGIPVVQPARSRIGSMVRELAVELPARATRLRIASRDLEMRAQAVVVDGELRPVAPAPMAVLRTLVAARGRVVSRQDLLAALPSGGEEHAVETAIGRLRTALGAPQMVCTVVKRGYRLAMEPA; encoded by the coding sequence GTGACCGGCCCCCTGGCCGGCTTCACCATCGGCGTCACCGCCGCCCGCCGTGCCGACGAGCTGATCGCCCTGCTGGAGCGCAAGGGCGCCGTGGTGGTGCACGGCCCCGCGCTGCGCATCGTGCCGCTGCCCGATGACACCTCCCTGCTGGCCGCGACGACCGAACTGCTGTCGGCCCCGGTCGACGTGGTCGTGGCCACCACCGCGATCGGTTTCCGCGGCTGGTTCGAGGCAGCTGAGGGCTGGGGCCTGGGTGCACGACTGCAGCGCGGGTTGTCGTCAGCGGTGGTGCTCCCGCGCGGCCCGAAGGCGAAGGGTGCCGTCCGAGCGGCGGGCCTGACCGAGACGTGGTCACCGTCGTCGGAGTCGAACGCAGAGCTCCTGCAGTACCTCCTGCGCATGGGCGTCGCCGGCAAGCGCGTCGCCGTCCAGCTGCACGGCGAACCACTCCCGGACTTCGTCGGTTCGCTGCAGGCCGCGGGCGCCGACGTGGTGGAGATCCCGGTCTACCGCTGGGAACCACCGGTCGACCCGGCCCCGCTGGAGCGGCTGGTCGAGGCGGTGCTGGCGGGCCAGGTGGACGCCTTGACGTTCACGAGCGCTCCGGCGGCGTCCTCGGTGCTGCGGACAGCAGGCGACCGCCGTCCGGCTCTGGTGGAGGCGTTGCGCCGCAACGTCCTGGTGGTCGGTGTGGGCGCGATCACCGCAGGACCGCTGGTGGCGGCCGGCATCCCGGTCGTGCAGCCGGCCCGGTCGCGGATCGGGTCGATGGTCCGCGAGCTGGCGGTCGAGCTGCCCGCGCGGGCCACCCGGTTGCGAATCGCGTCGCGGGACCTGGAGATGCGGGCACAGGCCGTGGTGGTCGACGGCGAGCTGCGTCCCGTCGCACCGGCGCCGATGGCGGTGCTGCGGACCCTGGTCGCGGCGCGCGGGCGGGTGGTGTCGCGCCAGGACCTGTTGGCGGCATTGCCTTCCGGTGGTGAGGAGCACGCCGTGGAGACCGCGATCGGGCGGTTGCGGACGGCGTTGGGGGCGCCGCAGATGGTGTGCACCGTGGTGAAGCGTGGGTACCGACTTGCGATGGAGCCTGCATGA
- a CDS encoding FAD-dependent oxidoreductase — MRRVVIVGYGMAGARLADELRRRDQDISITVIGAEPHAAYNRVLLSTVVAGSMPPAATRLHDDKWAVDHNIDLRLGHEVLAIDRTARTVTLEVTRESRVPLEVTGDSRVTVPYDALVLATGSVPWVPPAEGLVEDGELAEGVVAFRTLDDCAQIEAKAQKGMPVVVLGGGLLGIEAARGLAGRGCLVTVVHPVGHLMERQLDPGAGGVLARTLGKLGIEFRLNSLAAKYLPGDGLVLDDGTHVPAELVVVSAGVRAETSLAVEAGITVDRGVVVDDALRTSDPRIHAIGDCAQHPGTVSGLVQPAWDQAAVLADRLTGANPAARYSGTSVVTRLKARDVDLAALGDVHVDVDCPDSEVLCFQEPSRGRYAKLVLRDDRVTGAIVLGAPDAAATITQLYDRGIPAPTDRLALLLGRALPAEAASPADLPSSSVICRCNTVSKGQIVSAWRAGAETVPQLAEATRATTGCGGCKDAVCGLLDWLGASQPASA; from the coding sequence ATGCGACGAGTCGTGATCGTTGGCTACGGCATGGCGGGCGCGCGGTTGGCGGACGAGCTGCGCCGCCGTGACCAGGACATCTCCATCACCGTCATCGGAGCCGAGCCGCACGCCGCGTACAACCGCGTGCTGCTCTCGACCGTGGTCGCCGGGTCGATGCCTCCCGCGGCGACCCGCCTGCACGACGACAAGTGGGCAGTCGACCACAACATCGACCTGCGCCTGGGCCACGAGGTTCTCGCCATCGACCGCACCGCCCGCACCGTCACCCTGGAGGTCACGCGGGAGTCCCGCGTTCCCCTGGAGGTCACGGGGGACTCCCGCGTGACCGTTCCGTACGACGCGTTGGTGCTGGCGACGGGGAGTGTGCCGTGGGTGCCGCCGGCTGAAGGGCTGGTGGAGGACGGCGAGCTGGCGGAAGGCGTGGTCGCGTTTCGCACGCTGGACGACTGCGCGCAGATCGAGGCCAAGGCGCAGAAGGGCATGCCCGTCGTGGTGCTGGGCGGCGGGTTGCTGGGGATCGAGGCTGCCCGAGGGCTGGCCGGACGAGGGTGTCTCGTCACGGTCGTGCACCCGGTCGGCCACCTGATGGAACGCCAGCTCGACCCCGGCGCGGGCGGTGTGCTGGCCCGCACGCTCGGCAAGCTCGGCATCGAGTTCCGGCTGAACTCGCTGGCCGCCAAGTACCTCCCCGGTGACGGCCTGGTCCTCGACGACGGCACGCACGTGCCCGCCGAACTGGTCGTGGTGTCCGCGGGAGTGCGTGCCGAGACCTCGCTGGCGGTCGAAGCGGGGATCACCGTCGACCGCGGGGTCGTGGTGGACGACGCGTTGCGCACCAGCGACCCGCGGATCCACGCGATCGGCGACTGCGCCCAGCACCCCGGCACGGTGTCCGGGCTGGTGCAGCCCGCGTGGGACCAGGCGGCCGTGCTCGCCGACCGGCTGACCGGTGCGAACCCGGCCGCGCGGTACAGCGGCACGTCCGTGGTGACCCGGTTGAAAGCGCGTGACGTGGACCTGGCGGCGCTGGGCGACGTGCACGTCGATGTGGACTGCCCGGACTCGGAAGTCCTGTGCTTCCAGGAACCTTCGCGTGGCCGCTACGCCAAGCTGGTGCTGCGCGACGACCGGGTCACGGGTGCGATCGTGCTGGGTGCGCCGGACGCGGCCGCCACGATCACCCAGCTCTACGACCGCGGCATTCCCGCGCCGACGGACCGGCTGGCGTTGTTGCTGGGCCGGGCGTTGCCCGCCGAAGCGGCGTCACCGGCGGACCTGCCGTCCAGCTCGGTGATCTGCCGGTGCAACACCGTCTCCAAAGGACAGATCGTGTCGGCCTGGCGGGCGGGTGCGGAGACGGTGCCGCAGCTCGCGGAGGCCACCCGCGCGACCACGGGCTGTGGCGGCTGCAAGGACGCGGTGTGCGGGCTGCTCGACTGGCTGGGGGCCTCACAACCGGCTTCCGCCTGA
- a CDS encoding SAM-dependent methyltransferase encodes MDVPSMARVYDYILGGAHNFAADRAVGSQIEKLVPGLPSVARLNRRFLGRAVNYLMDQGVRQFLDIGSGIPTVANVHEVAQHRDPAARVVYVDKDPVAVAHSQLMLSHNENAAIVHADMRDPEAVLASEEVGRLLRFDEPIGLLMLLMLHWVPDSDDPRKLVAGYRDALPAGSFVVMTHVAKDQIGDNVDKAADVVNRSSSADQMHMRDHAQVSALFDGFELVEPGLVGCGEWRPDGPGDIAAEASMNMFLYAGVGRKA; translated from the coding sequence ATGGACGTCCCGAGCATGGCCCGCGTCTACGACTACATCCTCGGCGGCGCCCACAACTTCGCCGCCGACCGCGCGGTCGGATCGCAGATCGAGAAGCTGGTGCCGGGCCTGCCCAGCGTGGCGCGGCTCAACCGGCGGTTCCTCGGTCGCGCGGTGAACTACCTGATGGACCAGGGAGTTCGGCAGTTCCTCGACATCGGTTCCGGCATCCCGACCGTCGCGAACGTGCACGAGGTGGCGCAGCACCGCGACCCCGCCGCGCGTGTCGTCTACGTCGACAAGGACCCGGTCGCCGTCGCGCACAGTCAACTCATGTTGTCTCACAACGAAAACGCCGCCATCGTGCACGCCGACATGCGCGATCCGGAGGCCGTGCTGGCGAGTGAGGAGGTCGGCAGGCTGCTGCGCTTCGACGAGCCGATCGGGCTGTTGATGCTGCTCATGCTGCACTGGGTGCCCGACTCCGACGACCCGCGGAAGCTCGTCGCCGGCTACCGCGACGCCCTGCCCGCCGGGAGCTTCGTCGTGATGACGCACGTCGCCAAGGACCAGATCGGCGACAACGTCGACAAGGCCGCCGACGTGGTGAACCGCAGCAGCAGCGCCGACCAGATGCACATGCGCGACCACGCCCAGGTCAGCGCGCTGTTCGACGGCTTCGAGCTGGTGGAACCCGGTTTGGTCGGGTGTGGTGAGTGGCGTCCGGACGGTCCCGGTGACATCGCCGCCGAGGCGTCCATGAACATGTTCCTGTACGCTGGTGTAGGTCGTAAGGCCT